The genome window AGCTTTTTTTGCTTCTTTTATGGTAACAACGGCTTTTGGCTTCAAATCTGTTCCGGGAACAATTCCAGTTACCGTGTACTGCCCAGTTTTAAGCACTTGGCTGTTTTCTTTTGGCGAAGGCCAGATTACGCGCACTTCCGGCCCTTGAATGCCATCACGATAAATACCTTTTACATAAGCCGGAATCCTTGGCAGATTCCCTACTTCAGTTTCCACTTTAATATCAGCGACGCTTTTCAGAAACTGATTGTACAGCTGTGGAGTGTTTTTTGAAAACAAAGGTAATCCTGCAGCCTGATCTTCTGCCGTTTCCTCTTCCTGATCTGCTGTTAAAGAATTCTTGTAAATTCTGCCAATCTGCTTGTCGCTCAAAGACACTCTGTAGATTCTGAAATCATGTAGTTTGGCGTTAAGAAATACATTTCCAGAACCCAATGCTTTACCTATATAGAGTTTATTCTCTGAACCTGCAGTTTTATTAAACAATTGGTTCAAATCCAATTCTACATTCTTGGCTTCGCTTACAAGAACTCCGTTTACGTAAGTACTTATTAATTTTGAAGGTATATTAATAACCACTGCCAAATGATTCCACTTGCCTGCCTCAAGAGCGGGAGAATCTGTTTTGTATTTATTCAATCCGTTACTGATTTCGGTATGAAATCCCTGATCCGTTTTGGTACCCATCGGCGCAGCAAAAAAATGGGACTTGTCATCTTTTCCAAAATCAAAAAAACACTGGTCTTTTTCAGTGGAACGCATAAAAATCCATCCAGTTATGCTAAGTGATTCTTCTCCCGCCAATGCATCAGCCGGAATCGAAACAAAAGCCTGATTATCGGGAAGCAGATAAAGTACTCTGCCAAACTGTTCGTCATTAACAAATTTGACTTTAGATTCCTCAATTTTACCATGCAGATTATTTCTCGACCAGTCCTTTGCACTGCCATCAAATAAATACCGGGCAATTAGTTCCGTTTCACCAATTCCGTCTAAAATCTGATCTCCGTTTTGAGCCTGTACTTTTGTTGTGTTTAATCCAAAAAAACTTAATACTATACAAATAAGCAAGTTATATCTATTCATAATTCCTTTTCTTCTTGATTAAAAAAACGTTTTTCTCCTATCCTTTTAATAGTTACTTTTTATAAATTTCATCCCAGGAAGGCGGTGTAACTCCCAATAAATGCTGTACAAAATAATCTCTTCGTTTTCGTTCTCCAAAATCTCCTCCGGCTGAATGCCCCATTCCCGGAACTGTAACCAATTCAAAATTCTTATTGGCTTTTATCAATGCATTTGCAAACTGCATCGTCGAAGCCGGATCAACATTATCATCCAATTCTCCCAGAATTAACATTAGATTTCCTTTTAACTGTGCAGCATTAGCAGTATTTGAACAAGCTTCATATTCTGGTCCTATCGGATATCCCATCCATTGCTCATTCCACCACATTTTGTCCATTCGGTTATCGTGACAGCCGCAGGATGCTACAGCTACATCATAAAAATCAGAATTAAAAACTAGGGCTGCTCCTGCATTTTGTCCGCCTGCCGATGTTCCGTGAATGCCGACTTTGTCAATATTCATATAAGGATATTTGGCTGCCGCTGCTTTCATCCACAATTTTCTATCAGGAAAACCGCCGTCCTTTAAATTTTTCCAGCATACATCCTGAAAAGCTTTGGAACGGTTTGAAGTTCCCATTCCGTCAATCTGAACTACAATAAATCCTAATTCTGCCAAAGATGACATTGCCCAATAGTAAGGCTGAAAATTTTTTGGAACAAATGAATCCTGCGGGCCTGCATAGATATATTCGATAATTGGATATTTACGATCCGGATCAAAAGTCGTAGGACGTACAATAACTCCCCAAATATCTGTTTTACCATCCCTTCCTTTGGCCGTAAAAACTTCCGGGGTAATCCACCCAGTCTGCTTCAATGCCGAAATATCAGCCTGCTGCATTTCTAAAACTGTCTTTTGTGTATCGGTTCTTTTCAAAAGAGTCACAGGCGGCAAATCAACTCTGGAGTATTGATCGACATAATACTTATAATCCGGCGAAAAAGTTACTTTATGGTTTCCGTTTCCTGTTGTCAGTCTTTTAAAGTTTTTTCCTTCGAAATCAATTTGGCAATAGTGCAGCAGATACGGATCCTGATTACTGTCCAGTCCGCTTGCTGTAAAATAGACTTGTCTTTTTTCCTCGTCTATTTTAATTATTCCTCTAACAGGCCAGTTTCCTTTTGTAATCTGATTTTTGACCTTTCCGGTAACGGCATCATACAAATACAAATGATTCCATCCGTCACGCTCTGAAGCCCAAATTATTTCGTTATTTTTTTTAATATTATATCGGTATCTTTTTCCGCTGTATTCTACAAAAGTCGGACTCGTTTCTTCAATAATAACCTTTACTTTTCCTGTTGTCGCGTTTACTTCCAGAACACGGTAAACCTGATGCCCCCGCTGATTGTATTCAAAAGTAAAACCGCTGCTGTTATCATTCCATTCTATCCCTGAAAT of Flavobacterium marginilacus contains these proteins:
- a CDS encoding S9 family peptidase, translating into MGKTSKIISVILTLSCCLTAHSQGTLKEYKRANAVDSLFKNKVFNTPKEFHWLEDGYLWYSNNNGKEKEFLLVDAKGEKQFTAFNPNQLAASLSKNMGKEINFNDLPIDNLEFGKNHETLLFTIDTIKFSCDLKNYQLSRIKGGYKKPAKKDEYWGDNFDELGNKPVGSPDSLNIAFIKNYNLYIRNKKTKAEIQLSYDGSKGFYYSSYMQWSPDSRKIMAYKVRPGEEHKIYFVESSPKDQLQPKLQTRDYLKPGDQLPFKSPQVFDVAAKKQISVTTDLFQQQYDISGIEWNDNSSGFTFEYNQRGHQVYRVLEVNATTGKVKVIIEETSPTFVEYSGKRYRYNIKKNNEIIWASERDGWNHLYLYDAVTGKVKNQITKGNWPVRGIIKIDEEKRQVYFTASGLDSNQDPYLLHYCQIDFEGKNFKRLTTGNGNHKVTFSPDYKYYVDQYSRVDLPPVTLLKRTDTQKTVLEMQQADISALKQTGWITPEVFTAKGRDGKTDIWGVIVRPTTFDPDRKYPIIEYIYAGPQDSFVPKNFQPYYWAMSSLAELGFIVVQIDGMGTSNRSKAFQDVCWKNLKDGGFPDRKLWMKAAAAKYPYMNIDKVGIHGTSAGGQNAGAALVFNSDFYDVAVASCGCHDNRMDKMWWNEQWMGYPIGPEYEACSNTANAAQLKGNLMLILGELDDNVDPASTMQFANALIKANKNFELVTVPGMGHSAGGDFGERKRRDYFVQHLLGVTPPSWDEIYKK